A single genomic interval of Buchnera aphidicola str. Bp (Baizongia pistaciae) harbors:
- the cyoC gene encoding cytochrome o ubiquinol oxidase subunit III yields MINKKFQCKNDMKKKYKIDTNIFSKELLGFWLYLMSDCIIFCTLFSVYFILVDNVAQGPSGHNIFQNNLIIIETFLLLFSSFSCNLVLFEMKNKNLYMVFLWLGITFLLGLLFVFLELFEFFHLINLGFGPTRSGFLSSFFVLIATHGIHVISGLIWIIVMIKYVYTFNITNLIYYRMLCLNLFWHFLDIVWVFIFSFVYLFGMV; encoded by the coding sequence AAGATTGATACTAATATTTTTTCAAAAGAACTTCTTGGATTTTGGTTATATTTAATGAGTGATTGCATTATTTTTTGTACATTGTTTTCTGTGTATTTTATTTTAGTAGATAATGTTGCTCAAGGTCCATCGGGTCATAATATTTTTCAGAATAATTTAATCATTATAGAAACGTTTTTGCTTTTGTTTAGTTCGTTTTCTTGTAATTTAGTATTATTTGAAATGAAGAATAAAAATTTATATATGGTTTTTTTATGGTTAGGTATAACATTTTTATTAGGATTATTATTTGTTTTTTTAGAGTTGTTTGAGTTTTTTCACTTAATAAATTTAGGATTCGGGCCTACTCGAAGTGGCTTTTTATCGTCATTTTTCGTCTTAATAGCTACTCATGGAATACATGTAATTTCAGGATTGATTTGGATTATAGTAATGATTAAGTACGTTTATACTTTTAATATTACTAATTTAATTTATTATCGAATGTTGTGTTTAAATTTATTTTGGCATTTTTTAGATATAGTATGGGTATTTATATTTTCATTTGTATACTTGTTTGGAATGGTATAA
- a CDS encoding cytochrome C oxidase subunit IV family protein, which yields MLKNRYLKYLFILILLSILSIMPIFAIIYRIFSRNYLYAFIIVCLFFQILAHIKFFLNLDFSLEQRWKLISVIFSLVVGLIILLGSIWVIKNLNNNLCIM from the coding sequence ATGTTGAAAAATCGATATTTAAAATATCTGTTTATTTTAATTTTATTAAGTATTTTAAGTATAATGCCTATTTTTGCAATTATATATAGAATATTTTCTAGAAACTATTTGTATGCATTTATAATTGTATGTTTGTTTTTTCAAATATTAGCCCATATAAAGTTTTTCTTAAATTTAGATTTTTCATTAGAACAAAGATGGAAGTTGATATCCGTTATTTTTTCTTTAGTTGTAGGTTTAATTATATTGTTAGGTTCTATTTGGGTTATTAAAAATTTAAATAATAATTTATGTATTATGTAA